In Stieleria varia, one genomic interval encodes:
- the fliD gene encoding flagellar filament capping protein FliD: protein MFSIDGIVSGFDSTGIIDSLLGFQQSQIDTFNTRKADIATEQSAFKGIEAQLLTLRSSLSQLNRTQSSVFDVKSAISSHEDILNVVADSGANEGVYQLTVESLATAHQIGSQGFSASTEQIAQGTVTFKVGDRAATTITIDQGNNSLQSFVAAVNDQVSDVNAGIIYDQGTDSYRVLLTSKETGASNEIVVTSDQNGATGAIVDFSGPAVQEATDAVVRLGSGPGAISASFASNQIDNLIEDVTIDLLSAKPDTTVTIRLEADTSKSQEAIESFVADYNSVIDFIESQTRFVPETNQSSPLLGNRSVSTIKNQLFAAVTDTITSNASVRRLSQIGIDVNTKGRLVVDSGKLSQALRGDIDGVEPKDIRKLFGLNAESTNSGIEFLAGGNRTVDSKTPYQVDITQAAEQATVTATNSLASSVVIDETNNEFTVTLDGIVSETLTLASGTYTQSEIAAHFQNTINGSETLGVHQVAVSVDTGGNLVVTSEAYGSASKLSSVSGSAASVLGFTGSESDVGQDVAGKFIINGVEEIAKGSGRLLIGDSENENTADLQLLITMTSDQVVAGVDADIQVSRGVSGRLDQFIGKLLDPDTGLLKTVEDDFDARIESIDKSIERVEEITAAKRESLLAEFTALESIISELQNTGSFITNQLASIGPIGSNKK, encoded by the coding sequence ATGTTCTCCATTGACGGCATCGTATCGGGTTTCGATTCCACTGGAATCATCGACAGCCTGCTCGGCTTTCAGCAAAGCCAGATCGATACCTTCAATACACGCAAGGCGGATATCGCGACCGAGCAAAGTGCTTTCAAAGGAATCGAAGCGCAGCTGTTGACGCTTCGTTCGTCGCTGTCACAACTGAACCGAACCCAGTCGTCCGTCTTTGATGTCAAGTCAGCAATCTCCAGCCACGAAGACATCCTCAACGTCGTCGCCGATAGCGGGGCCAATGAGGGCGTTTATCAACTGACGGTGGAATCTCTGGCGACCGCGCATCAAATCGGCTCACAGGGATTCTCCGCCAGCACCGAACAAATCGCACAGGGAACAGTGACCTTTAAAGTCGGTGACCGAGCAGCCACGACCATCACGATCGACCAAGGAAACAACTCACTGCAGTCGTTCGTTGCTGCCGTCAATGATCAAGTCAGCGATGTGAATGCCGGAATCATCTACGACCAAGGCACTGATTCGTACCGTGTCTTGTTGACGAGTAAAGAGACAGGAGCGTCCAATGAGATTGTCGTCACGTCAGATCAGAACGGTGCAACCGGAGCGATCGTCGACTTCTCAGGTCCTGCGGTTCAAGAAGCGACCGATGCTGTTGTTCGACTTGGCTCAGGTCCCGGCGCAATCTCCGCCAGCTTTGCGTCCAATCAGATCGACAATCTGATCGAAGACGTCACGATCGACTTACTGTCCGCAAAGCCAGATACGACCGTTACGATTCGATTGGAAGCCGACACGAGTAAATCTCAAGAGGCGATCGAGTCCTTCGTCGCCGACTACAACTCCGTCATTGACTTCATCGAGTCTCAGACGAGATTCGTTCCAGAGACCAATCAGTCAAGTCCTCTGCTGGGTAATCGCTCGGTCAGCACCATCAAGAATCAATTGTTTGCTGCCGTTACCGATACGATCACATCCAATGCGAGTGTCCGACGTCTCAGCCAAATCGGAATCGATGTCAACACCAAAGGTCGATTGGTCGTCGATTCCGGAAAACTCTCGCAAGCACTGCGAGGGGATATCGATGGTGTGGAGCCGAAAGACATCCGAAAGCTTTTTGGACTCAATGCTGAGTCCACTAACTCCGGAATTGAGTTTCTCGCCGGCGGAAACAGAACCGTCGATTCCAAGACTCCCTATCAAGTCGACATCACGCAAGCTGCCGAACAGGCGACCGTCACGGCCACGAACTCGCTTGCATCGAGTGTTGTGATCGATGAAACCAACAATGAGTTCACGGTGACGCTGGACGGAATTGTCAGCGAAACACTCACGCTAGCCAGTGGCACTTACACCCAAAGCGAGATCGCGGCGCACTTTCAGAATACCATCAACGGATCGGAAACGCTGGGCGTCCATCAAGTCGCCGTCAGCGTCGACACGGGCGGAAACCTTGTTGTGACGTCAGAAGCCTATGGGTCAGCATCGAAACTCTCCAGCGTTTCCGGTTCAGCAGCCTCCGTACTCGGATTCACTGGTTCGGAGAGCGATGTCGGACAGGATGTTGCTGGAAAATTCATTATCAACGGTGTGGAAGAAATCGCGAAGGGTTCCGGTCGACTGTTGATTGGAGATTCCGAAAACGAGAACACAGCCGATTTGCAGCTCTTGATCACCATGACGAGCGATCAGGTTGTTGCAGGAGTCGATGCGGACATTCAGGTATCCAGAGGTGTCTCCGGTCGTTTGGATCAATTCATCGGCAAGCTGCTTGATCCCGACACGGGATTACTCAAGACCGTTGAAGACGACTTTGACGCGAGAATCGAGTCCATCGACAAATCGATTGAACGTGTCGAAGAAATCACTGCCGCAAAGAGAGAATCACTGCTCGCTGAGTTCACCGCTTTGGAAAGCATCATCAGTGAGCTTCAAAACACCGGTTCGTTCATTACCAATCAACTGGCGTCCATCGGACCGATCGGCTCCAACAAGAAATAG
- a CDS encoding flagellar protein FliS, with translation MSQLGIYRKQSLSGGWTRIEMLVQIYDRAIASLDICCDALANGDNSLFSRHLIISQKAIVALHAGLKPEEDEVAYNVARLLHFVVVSIGEGRFADASRILKQLRSGFAAIIEEANQLEREGKIPAMASHDSYQSTA, from the coding sequence ATGAGTCAGCTAGGGATTTATCGAAAACAAAGTTTGAGCGGCGGCTGGACACGCATCGAGATGCTCGTCCAAATCTACGATCGCGCCATCGCGTCTCTGGACATCTGTTGCGACGCATTGGCCAACGGCGACAACAGCTTGTTTTCTCGGCACTTGATCATTAGCCAAAAGGCGATTGTCGCCTTGCACGCCGGACTGAAACCGGAGGAAGACGAGGTTGCCTACAACGTCGCGAGACTTCTGCATTTTGTGGTCGTATCGATCGGCGAAGGTCGCTTTGCAGACGCCAGCAGGATCCTGAAGCAATTGCGATCTGGATTTGCCGCCATCATCGAAGAGGCGAACCAACTGGAGCGAGAGGGAAAGATTCCAGCCATGGCGTCACACGACTCCTACCAGTCGACCGCATGA
- a CDS encoding flagellar hook protein FlgE, protein MSRALMTGITGLRTHQQKLDVVSNNIANMNTIGFKAQTTTFSDLMYVNTRSASGPTDTSGGINPMSIGSGVQMAQISRRFTQGTLQSTGELLDFAIEGDGFFTLAQPSGENVYTRAGSFTVDASGRLVDPATGFLVQRIGTVGEPTPTEVGFQVPNDKSIQIPIGANVPGEPTQNLSFLGNLPSSSRPPAAEVLSSNSAFETGGGPAILTTLLDDLDLNTVNYGAGDQLEINGTNPDGTPFSSLFNANGATMGDLVNELNTLLTGATAALNPDGTLAITADDTGEAYLSVIIRDAAGNVGGTNFAGNSFIATTEGRAGDTYELSMEVYDVRGESHRVTFEFLKTDSNSWNITAGINPESGVMIDDSVMNLTFNDDGTYALVGAGGVGDADIEINFTDIDNPQTIALDFQQLDHMASGFTLTQRQDGSPPGAIASLAITAGGELSGLATNGKSVVLAQLAMASFLNSEALTPIGGNYFEQSSNSGQASMGEGATGGRGSVLGGQLEGSNVDIAEEFTQLIVAQRGFSANARTITVAADILEELTNIIR, encoded by the coding sequence ATGTCGCGCGCACTGATGACAGGAATCACGGGGCTTCGAACCCATCAACAGAAACTAGATGTTGTTTCCAACAACATTGCGAACATGAATACGATTGGGTTCAAGGCCCAGACAACGACCTTCAGTGACTTGATGTACGTCAACACGCGTAGCGCGTCAGGTCCGACCGATACAAGTGGGGGGATCAACCCGATGTCGATCGGATCGGGGGTTCAAATGGCGCAAATCTCCCGTCGATTCACGCAAGGAACGCTGCAGTCGACAGGCGAATTACTTGACTTTGCCATCGAGGGTGACGGGTTCTTTACACTCGCGCAGCCGTCAGGTGAAAACGTCTACACGCGAGCTGGATCGTTTACGGTGGACGCGAGTGGGCGACTGGTCGATCCTGCGACTGGGTTCCTGGTGCAGCGGATCGGCACCGTCGGCGAGCCGACCCCAACGGAGGTCGGGTTTCAGGTTCCAAATGACAAGTCGATTCAAATTCCGATCGGCGCAAATGTCCCCGGTGAACCGACTCAAAATCTATCGTTTCTTGGAAACCTGCCCTCCAGCTCGCGGCCTCCTGCGGCTGAAGTTCTCTCCTCGAACTCTGCCTTTGAAACAGGTGGTGGCCCGGCGATCCTGACCACGCTATTGGATGACCTGGATCTCAATACGGTCAACTATGGTGCGGGTGATCAATTGGAAATCAACGGAACCAATCCCGACGGGACGCCGTTTTCCAGTCTGTTCAATGCGAATGGAGCGACCATGGGAGACCTAGTCAATGAGTTGAACACTTTGCTCACGGGAGCCACCGCGGCGTTAAACCCTGATGGCACATTGGCCATCACGGCAGACGACACAGGTGAAGCCTATCTGAGCGTGATCATCCGCGACGCGGCCGGCAACGTCGGTGGAACCAACTTTGCAGGAAACTCATTCATTGCCACGACGGAGGGCCGCGCGGGCGATACTTATGAACTGTCGATGGAGGTGTACGACGTGCGCGGTGAGAGTCACCGAGTCACCTTTGAATTCCTCAAGACAGATTCAAACTCGTGGAACATCACTGCTGGAATCAATCCCGAGTCCGGTGTGATGATCGACGATTCGGTAATGAATCTGACCTTCAACGATGATGGAACCTACGCATTGGTGGGTGCAGGTGGAGTTGGAGATGCCGACATTGAGATCAACTTCACTGACATAGACAATCCTCAGACGATTGCATTGGACTTTCAGCAACTCGATCACATGGCATCAGGGTTCACGTTGACACAACGCCAAGATGGCTCTCCGCCAGGGGCGATTGCTTCTTTAGCGATCACTGCCGGCGGTGAATTGAGCGGATTGGCGACCAACGGAAAGTCTGTCGTGCTTGCTCAACTCGCGATGGCGAGCTTTTTGAATTCAGAAGCATTGACGCCGATCGGCGGCAACTATTTCGAGCAGTCGTCCAACAGTGGCCAAGCGTCAATGGGCGAGGGAGCCACCGGCGGACGCGGCAGCGTCCTGGGCGGCCAGTTGGAAGGTTCCAATGTCGATATCGCCGAAGAATTCACGCAGTTAATTGTTGCCCAGCGAGGTTTCTCGGCAAACGCCAGGACGATCACGGTAGCGGCTGATATCCTTGAAGAACTGACCAACATCATCCGTTAG
- a CDS encoding sigma-54 interaction domain-containing protein: MIISQSIKIRDLIRLAKRAARSSAPVLLIGESGTGKELFAQLIHQSSPRCEANFVRVNCAALSSQLIESELFGHKRGAFTDAVSDRVGRFELAHRGTLLLDEVTEVPTATQAKLLRVLESQEYESVGSSDSVRHDVRIIASTNKDLAQEVDNGMFRLDLFHRLNVIPINIPPLRQRPEDIPALAMHFVARYKHEGEASVKGFTKDAMRRLARHQWPGNVRELRNLVHRACILCDSELIDVSDLQITGDDLSTNEPSNHASSSRHHSATGRELPEHWLESELAEVEREIILAAIDKYGNRNVVAKKLGVSPRTLSNKVRQYRLLGQQTTDAA, from the coding sequence GTGATCATAAGTCAATCCATCAAGATAAGAGATCTGATTCGCCTCGCCAAACGTGCGGCGAGGTCTTCCGCACCTGTATTGCTGATTGGGGAAAGCGGTACGGGGAAAGAATTGTTCGCTCAGTTGATCCACCAATCGAGTCCACGATGCGAAGCGAATTTTGTCCGTGTCAACTGTGCGGCATTGTCGAGCCAATTGATTGAAAGTGAACTCTTTGGCCACAAACGCGGTGCGTTCACGGATGCGGTTTCGGACCGAGTGGGGCGATTTGAGCTGGCACATCGGGGAACACTGCTGCTGGACGAAGTGACCGAGGTTCCCACCGCCACGCAAGCAAAGCTACTGAGAGTGCTGGAAAGTCAGGAATACGAATCTGTGGGCAGCAGTGACTCGGTTCGGCATGACGTCCGCATCATCGCTTCGACGAATAAAGATCTTGCCCAAGAAGTCGATAACGGGATGTTCCGACTGGACCTGTTTCATCGGTTGAATGTCATTCCCATCAACATTCCTCCCCTCCGGCAACGTCCCGAAGATATTCCGGCATTAGCCATGCATTTTGTTGCCCGCTATAAGCATGAAGGCGAAGCCTCGGTCAAGGGATTTACCAAAGATGCTATGCGGCGACTGGCAAGACACCAATGGCCTGGAAACGTTCGGGAATTGCGGAACCTCGTTCATCGCGCTTGCATTCTTTGCGACTCCGAGCTCATCGATGTGTCCGATCTGCAGATCACAGGCGACGATCTGTCTACAAACGAACCATCGAATCATGCAAGTTCGTCTCGACATCACTCTGCGACTGGGAGGGAGCTGCCTGAGCACTGGCTCGAATCCGAGCTCGCAGAAGTCGAACGCGAAATCATCCTTGCAGCCATCGACAAATACGGAAACCGTAACGTCGTCGCAAAAAAGCTGGGGGTCTCCCCACGCACATTGTCCAATAAAGTGCGGCAGTACCGACTGCTCGGTCAACAGACGACCGACGCTGCTTGA
- a CDS encoding flagellar hook assembly protein FlgD yields the protein MNGISSQVATVDYLQLLTVQLKNQDPIDPVDQQGLVNDLTQFSILEGIEDLNTSFADILKLQEMTQGTSLLGKSVTYQDAISGEVKSGVATELFQVSGVTNLLVDGQPIDLQSVLGVANP from the coding sequence ATGAACGGAATCTCATCACAAGTCGCAACAGTCGATTACCTGCAGTTGCTGACCGTACAACTCAAGAATCAGGATCCGATTGACCCTGTTGATCAACAGGGATTGGTCAATGACTTGACACAGTTTTCGATTCTTGAGGGTATCGAAGATCTCAACACTTCTTTTGCCGACATCCTGAAACTGCAAGAGATGACTCAGGGTACGAGCTTGCTTGGAAAGTCGGTGACCTATCAAGATGCCATTTCCGGAGAGGTCAAATCCGGTGTTGCAACGGAGCTATTTCAGGTTTCCGGCGTCACCAATTTGCTCGTCGATGGTCAGCCCATCGACTTGCAGTCTGTACTGGGTGTAGCCAATCCCTAA
- a CDS encoding HAD family hydrolase: MADVRFVYFDLGNVLVSFDPKVACRNVAERFDVTIEAAEQAIYTSGLQDEFEHGRIDGPSYAKRLAESLSMDPNRWPVSDWLDAISDMFVPIDGMCDAFDGLLARYIPFGLLSNTCVAHWDWITRQRWAVTDRRFHPMILSCDVGSMKPDPGIYIAAESQAHRVARVSPGEILFLDDREENVLAALQRGWHAVQCIGGHPACDVLREFGLID, from the coding sequence ATGGCGGATGTCAGGTTTGTCTATTTTGACCTCGGCAACGTGCTGGTTTCGTTTGATCCCAAGGTCGCCTGTCGAAACGTCGCCGAGCGTTTTGATGTAACGATCGAGGCAGCCGAGCAAGCGATCTATACGAGCGGATTGCAGGATGAATTCGAGCACGGCAGGATCGACGGCCCGTCGTACGCGAAACGACTCGCCGAATCATTGTCCATGGATCCCAATCGCTGGCCGGTCAGCGATTGGCTGGACGCCATCAGCGACATGTTTGTCCCAATCGACGGAATGTGCGATGCATTCGATGGACTACTCGCACGCTATATCCCGTTCGGACTGCTTTCCAACACCTGCGTCGCCCACTGGGATTGGATCACGAGACAGAGGTGGGCTGTGACCGATCGCAGGTTTCACCCGATGATACTCAGTTGCGATGTCGGATCGATGAAACCCGATCCAGGCATCTACATCGCAGCGGAATCACAAGCTCATCGAGTCGCCCGAGTGTCACCGGGCGAAATTCTGTTCTTAGATGACCGCGAGGAGAACGTTCTCGCGGCGCTTCAACGCGGCTGGCACGCCGTGCAATGCATCGGTGGCCATCCGGCATGTGACGTTCTCAGAGAGTTCGGTTTGATCGATTGA
- a CDS encoding flagellin gives MSFKIANNVGALNARNNLTRSSSALNKSIERLSSGFKINRGADGPAALVISEKQRAQVAGLRTAIDNTEKAVSVVQTAEGALNEINSILVKVRSLALDSANAGVNDNDAFAANQAEIENALDTINRISKNTQFGEKRLLDGSAGITGTPDDDDVTFLRASGATSAGSYTVEVTTEAERANITAGASQTGNLAADEVLTVNGTSIQLNAGLSQAGVISRINEFTSQTGVVAEDDPNNAGQTRLRSIEFGASAKISVISDTAAGAAGTTSGFGNSQLSDIGRNIEGEIDGVAANGSGNTLTSVSGASTGLTVRLAADATDEALSVTGAQGNVSVQNNSLVFQIGANQNQTASIAINSVAADGLGLAVTGSRFSSLNEIDITSAEKAQEALAVIDASIDNISNIRGELGAFQANTLESIANNMRATLENTVNAESVIRDTDFAEEISRFTNNQVLVQAGTSVLSNANQTTQSILSLLQ, from the coding sequence ATGAGTTTCAAAATTGCCAATAACGTCGGTGCTCTGAACGCCCGCAACAACCTGACACGCTCGTCGAGCGCGTTGAACAAGTCGATCGAGCGACTGTCGTCCGGTTTCAAGATCAATCGTGGTGCAGACGGCCCTGCGGCTTTGGTCATTTCGGAGAAACAGCGGGCACAGGTTGCTGGTCTACGAACCGCCATCGACAACACCGAGAAAGCCGTTTCCGTTGTTCAAACGGCCGAAGGTGCACTGAACGAAATCAACAGCATCTTGGTCAAGGTCCGCTCGCTCGCGTTGGACAGCGCCAATGCCGGTGTCAATGACAACGATGCGTTTGCAGCCAACCAAGCTGAAATCGAGAACGCCCTCGACACGATCAATCGAATCTCCAAGAACACGCAATTCGGCGAGAAACGATTATTGGACGGTTCCGCCGGAATCACCGGCACACCAGACGACGATGACGTAACGTTCTTGCGTGCCAGTGGTGCAACCAGTGCTGGTTCCTACACGGTCGAAGTCACCACGGAAGCCGAGCGTGCGAACATTACCGCTGGTGCCTCCCAGACCGGAAACCTCGCGGCAGACGAAGTTCTGACGGTTAATGGAACGAGCATCCAGCTCAATGCCGGTTTGAGCCAAGCCGGTGTGATTTCGCGAATCAACGAGTTCACCAGTCAAACGGGTGTTGTGGCCGAAGACGATCCCAACAACGCTGGCCAGACTCGATTGCGATCCATCGAGTTCGGTGCAAGCGCTAAGATTTCCGTCATCTCCGACACGGCTGCGGGTGCGGCTGGCACCACGTCAGGATTCGGCAATTCACAACTCTCAGACATTGGTCGAAACATCGAAGGCGAAATCGACGGGGTTGCTGCCAACGGTAGCGGCAACACATTGACCAGTGTTTCCGGTGCGTCAACAGGCCTGACTGTTCGACTCGCTGCGGATGCGACCGACGAAGCGTTGAGCGTCACAGGTGCTCAAGGAAACGTGTCTGTTCAAAACAACTCGCTCGTTTTCCAAATTGGTGCCAACCAAAACCAAACGGCTTCCATCGCCATCAACTCCGTTGCCGCAGACGGGCTTGGATTGGCAGTCACCGGCAGCCGCTTCTCGAGCTTGAATGAAATCGACATCACCTCGGCTGAAAAGGCTCAGGAGGCCCTCGCTGTCATCGACGCGTCGATCGACAACATCTCGAACATTCGAGGAGAATTGGGAGCTTTCCAAGCCAACACGCTGGAGTCAATCGCAAACAACATGCGAGCCACTTTGGAGAACACTGTGAATGCCGAGTCGGTCATCCGTGACACTGACTTTGCAGAAGAAATCTCGCGATTCACGAACAACCAAGTCTTGGTTCAGGCCGGCACCTCGGTGCTTTCCAACGCGAACCAAACGACTCAGTCGATTCTGTCGCTGCTGCAGTAA
- a CDS encoding flagellar hook-length control protein FliK, translated as MPNVSSLLSLLRSTTDATPTAKSEEETLTSFADLLASVSNQIVSTQEGEIATDAETDVYEAVGLVDATLTSPSVGTADLLKSSPDVGWTESLNYAGTSIDVVQGSNSQESSETGPPRVGQQTAGTDTSVNPEIATEVVSPSSPGPPRDRGLEDKGIESHLIPQVAQQQNQITLPEEQGTGESIQPMTERENVLANDSSVTKPRSQSTEVSAKSPSQPLIRESFQPQPLKTQSLHSERQSNDDQSVAAATGPAISSPAVTGQSDFLVANELHATTMTTGSSALTADAVVGTENITATASNGSHRDGSTIDLESTEIQNAESELNIGEANDASGNDANSSDSSLHEPISHELSSYDANLVVQSSTEFEADNSNPSSTNEDESENADAESVESERTRFDVKDREAGDVQPGDETVVSNQNGSASAQIHHPSGESQNIRGAQGELDIVPTEDSWSKADLDVRLGDGQSLATKVDVIARPNTYYAVQDSPSPAHSTHLTNQVIAVVGGLAESAQQDGPQSVSLELNPEELGHLTIRVEQHGDVISTHIIASEIASSELLMSQRDLLLETLSGLGFEDVNVDISHGQGERAGQDGRPQSNGSTHRATKRTVGTPPPDSLPVSAGLNIIA; from the coding sequence GTGCCGAACGTTTCATCCCTACTGTCGCTGCTTCGCTCAACCACTGACGCAACTCCCACTGCAAAGAGTGAGGAGGAAACGCTCACTTCGTTTGCGGATTTATTGGCAAGTGTTTCGAACCAGATCGTTTCGACACAGGAGGGCGAGATTGCAACAGATGCAGAGACGGACGTGTATGAAGCGGTGGGGTTGGTTGATGCAACTCTCACGTCGCCTAGCGTTGGAACTGCTGACCTGCTTAAGTCATCACCAGATGTGGGTTGGACGGAATCACTGAACTACGCTGGAACATCAATAGACGTTGTCCAAGGATCGAACTCACAGGAATCTTCTGAAACAGGACCGCCTCGGGTTGGTCAGCAGACAGCGGGGACCGACACCTCTGTGAATCCAGAGATCGCAACAGAGGTTGTTTCTCCTAGCAGCCCTGGACCGCCAAGAGACAGAGGCCTTGAAGACAAAGGCATTGAGAGTCACTTGATACCTCAAGTTGCTCAGCAGCAGAATCAAATCACGTTGCCGGAAGAGCAAGGAACTGGCGAATCGATCCAGCCGATGACAGAGCGAGAGAACGTTCTGGCAAACGATTCATCGGTTACAAAACCACGCTCTCAATCAACTGAAGTATCAGCTAAGTCACCGTCCCAGCCGTTGATTCGAGAGTCGTTTCAACCTCAGCCTCTGAAAACCCAATCGCTGCATAGTGAGCGTCAGTCAAATGACGATCAAAGTGTCGCGGCAGCCACTGGGCCGGCAATTTCAAGCCCGGCAGTCACGGGGCAGTCCGATTTCTTGGTCGCCAACGAACTGCATGCAACAACAATGACTACGGGTTCCTCCGCTCTCACGGCAGACGCAGTTGTCGGTACGGAAAACATCACGGCGACCGCTTCCAATGGTAGTCATCGCGATGGTTCAACGATCGATCTGGAATCGACTGAAATTCAAAACGCAGAGTCCGAGTTGAACATCGGCGAGGCGAATGACGCAAGCGGAAATGATGCGAACTCGAGTGACTCGAGTTTGCATGAACCGATTTCACATGAGTTAAGTTCGTATGACGCAAACTTGGTTGTCCAAAGTTCGACCGAGTTCGAGGCAGATAATTCAAACCCGAGCAGCACGAACGAGGATGAATCAGAGAATGCCGATGCGGAAAGTGTGGAGTCGGAGCGAACCCGTTTCGACGTAAAGGACCGTGAAGCAGGCGACGTTCAGCCAGGGGACGAGACCGTCGTCAGCAATCAGAACGGTTCTGCCTCCGCCCAGATTCATCATCCCTCGGGAGAATCTCAGAACATTCGGGGCGCGCAAGGTGAGCTAGACATCGTTCCTACCGAGGACTCTTGGTCGAAGGCTGATTTGGATGTCCGTTTGGGTGATGGGCAGTCATTGGCAACAAAGGTCGATGTCATTGCTCGCCCCAACACTTACTATGCCGTCCAGGACTCACCCTCGCCGGCGCATTCGACTCACTTGACCAATCAGGTGATTGCTGTCGTGGGAGGACTCGCCGAGAGTGCCCAGCAAGACGGACCACAGAGCGTATCGCTGGAATTGAACCCTGAGGAACTCGGTCATTTAACAATCCGAGTCGAACAGCACGGAGACGTGATCTCGACACACATCATTGCCAGTGAAATAGCGTCAAGTGAGCTATTGATGAGCCAGCGTGATTTGTTGTTGGAGACGTTGTCGGGACTGGGTTTCGAGGACGTAAACGTCGACATTTCACATGGCCAGGGAGAGCGAGCAGGCCAGGACGGCAGGCCCCAATCCAATGGCTCCACACACAGAGCCACAAAAAGAACGGTCGGCACTCCGCCGCCCGACTCACTTCCAGTGTCCGCTGGACTCAACATCATCGCGTAG
- a CDS encoding potassium channel family protein: MNSTSITRRLSLFVAFLLVAATFGFVVIEGWPVADSVYMTVITLSTVGFGEVQELTPKGRMYTSVLIAISSVLMAGWTAGITSFLVSGQLTGRFQRQRDRKMISRMQDHVVVCGGGITALTVIAKLVGEGKQVVAIASATSEIEAIRQISPEIPVVEEDAKSELAMMDANILHAKYLVAATESDYDNLLVVITGKGMGTNIRVISFAHSTELASRMFKTGADDVVCPLVIGGEHVASLISDESHTANKKTVPAF; encoded by the coding sequence ATGAACAGCACCAGCATCACGCGTCGGCTCTCGTTGTTCGTCGCCTTTCTGCTTGTCGCGGCGACATTCGGATTTGTCGTGATCGAAGGCTGGCCGGTGGCCGACTCGGTTTATATGACAGTCATCACCTTGTCGACTGTCGGCTTCGGCGAAGTCCAAGAACTGACGCCCAAAGGGCGAATGTACACTTCGGTGCTGATTGCCATCTCGTCAGTTCTGATGGCTGGTTGGACAGCCGGTATCACTAGTTTTTTAGTCAGTGGACAGCTCACAGGGCGTTTTCAACGTCAAAGGGATCGAAAAATGATTAGTCGAATGCAAGATCATGTCGTGGTGTGTGGTGGTGGAATCACTGCGCTGACTGTGATCGCAAAGCTTGTTGGCGAGGGAAAACAAGTGGTTGCGATCGCAAGTGCCACTTCCGAAATCGAAGCAATCCGACAGATTTCGCCGGAGATCCCCGTGGTCGAGGAAGACGCCAAGTCTGAGTTGGCGATGATGGACGCTAACATTCTGCACGCAAAGTATTTGGTCGCCGCGACGGAATCAGACTACGACAACCTGCTTGTCGTGATCACCGGCAAGGGGATGGGCACGAATATCCGCGTGATCAGTTTTGCACACAGCACTGAATTGGCGAGCCGTATGTTCAAGACGGGTGCCGACGATGTTGTCTGTCCACTCGTGATCGGCGGAGAACACGTCGCAAGCTTGATCAGTGACGAGTCGCACACGGCGAACAAAAAAACCGTGCCAGCGTTCTAA